Proteins from a single region of Ziziphus jujuba cultivar Dongzao chromosome 1, ASM3175591v1:
- the LOC107421735 gene encoding G-type lectin S-receptor-like serine/threonine-protein kinase At4g27290 codes for MKLLLYLFSFAFVSFYKSFAADTIEPYQTLLDNDQTLISIAEEFELGFFSPSNSTNRYIGIWSKKVSQPTVVWVANRDNPLSDSYGVFTISQTGNVLIFSNKSGITYWSSNSSSNGPPILRLLDTGNLVVKDGDGDDNGNENYNWQSFEHPGDTLIAGMKQGWNLKTGQHWYLTSWKSPQDPSTGSYRYQIDPRGLPQLVQYKDSEVVYRTGPWDGVRFGGDPPLKNENPIFKPTFVFNTTHVYYTFENEDHASFSRFWVNPSGSLQHLRWNENGKEWTTVFTLQKDECDTFGRCGPNGVCDINKNPVCQCPIGFVPKAPQDWIRLDTSGGCVPKIKLSCGMDVGFKKFHRMKLPYGTEFLVNRMVTKQDECEAACLRNCSCTAYAMARISGCVLWFKDLLDIRAYNEFGQDLYIRMAASEVESNNKGKRTALIISLSVLSVFLILVMVSGCIIRKRTYSNKSQVERIVNPDEAGDHYQTDEDIELPSFSLATISIATSNFSSTNILGQGGFGIVYKGTLPNGQEIAVKRLSEDSRQGLKEFKNEVILISKLQHRNLVRLLGCCILREDRMLIYEYLPKKSLDLYIFDQTKGTALDWRRRFNIIVGIARGLLYLHRDSRLRIIHRDLKTSNVLLDNEMNPKISDFGLARAFGGDVTEINTKRVMGTYGYMSPEYAIDGLFSMKSDVFSFGVMVLEIVSGKKNRGFSHPEHDLNLLGHAWKLWNEDRAMDLMDSLMEKIPASSEGLRCIQIGLLCVQKRPEDRPLMSSVLMMLDSENASLPQPKEPGFYTERVLPESPFGSTWSMSNEVTVTTLHGR; via the exons ATGAAGCTCCTACTCTATTTATTCAGCTTCGCTTTTGTCTCCTTCTATAAATCATTTGCAGCAGACACCATTGAACCATACCAAACTCTCCTAGACAACGACCAAACTCTCATCTCTATAGCTGAAGAATTCGAGTTGGGATTCTTTAGCCCATCGAATTCCACGAACCGCTATATAGGAATATGGAGCAAGAAAGTTTCGCAACCCACCGTCGTATGGGTTGCCAACAGAGACAATCCGCTTTCAGATTCATACGGGGTATTCACCATCAGCCAAACAGGAAACGTTCTCATATTTAGCAACAAATCAGGCATCACCTACTGGTCTTCAAACTCATCCTCAAATGGTCCTCCAATCTTGCGGCTCTTAGACACTGGGAATCTCGTGGTAAaagatggtgatggtgatgataATGGTAATGAAAACTACAACTGGCAGAGTTTCGAGCATCCAGGTGATACGCTCATAGCGGGTATGAAACAAGGTTGGAACCTAAAAACGGGTCAACATTGGTATCTGACATCCTGGAAAAGTCCTCAAGATCCATCCACTGGAAGCTATAGATACCAAATAGACCCTCGTGGGCTTCCTCAGCTAGTTCAGTATAAAGACTCAGAGGTCGTTTATCGAACCGGCCCTTGGGACGGTGTTCGGTTCGGTGGAGATCCTCCTCTCAAAAACGAAAACCCCATCTTCAAACCCACATTCGTTTTCAACACAACTCATGTCTACTATACCTTTGAAAACGAAGATCATGCTTCCTTTAGCAGGTTTTGGGTGAACCCGTCAGGGTCTCTCCAGCATCTCCGGTGGAACGAAAATGGAAAGGAGTGGACCACGGTATTTACTCTGCAGAAAGATGAATGCGATACATTCGGGAGGTGTGGTCCAAATGGTGTGTGTGACATCAATAAGAACCCCGTTTGTCAATGCCCAATTGGTTTCGTACCCAAAGCACCGCAGGACTGGATAAGACTTGACACGTCCGGTGGATGCGTCCCGAAGATAAAGTTGAGCTGTGGAATGGACGTAGGGTTCAAGAAATTTCATCGGATGAAGTTACCGTATGGTACTGAGTTTTTGGTAAATAGGATGGTGACAAAGCAGGATGAGTGTGAAGCTGCGTGTTTGAGAAACTGTTCGTGTACGGCTTATGCAATGGCACGGATTAGTGGGTGCGTTTTATGGTTTAAGGACTTGCTTGATATCAGAGCATACAATGAGTTCGGGCAAGATTTGTATATCAGGATGGCTGCCTCTGAAGTTG AATCGAACAATAAAGGCAAACGGACGGCCTTGATCATTTCCCTGTCGGTGTTGTCCGTGTTTCTTATATTGGTTATGGTCAGCGGGTGCATTATCCGGAAGAGGACCTACAGCAACAAAAGCCAAG TTGAAAGAATAGTCAATCCTGATGAAGCTGGAGATCATTACCAAACGGATGAAGACATAGAGCTTCCTTCATTTAGTTTAGCTACTATTTCAATTGCTACTAGCAACTTTTCTTCAACAAATATACTTGGACAAGGCGGTTTTGGTATTGTTTACAAG GGTACGCTCCCAAATGGACAGGAAATAGCAGTTAAGAGGCTCTCCGAAGATTCAAGACAAGGCCTCAAAGAGTTCAAGAATGAGGTTATCTTGATTTCAAAACTTCAACACCGGAACCTTGTTAGGCTCTTAGGATGTTGTATTCTCAGAGAAGACAGGATGTTGATTTATGAGTACCTGCCTAAGAAAAGCTTGGACTTATACATATTCG ATCAAACAAAAGGTACTGCACTTGATTGGCGGAGGCGTTTTAACATTATAGTGGGAATTGCTCGAGGACTTCTATATCTTCATAGAGATTCACGGTTAAGAATCATTCATAGAGACCTTAAAACCAGTAACGTCCTCTTGGATAATGAGATGAATCCCAAAATATCAGACTTTGGCTTAGCAAGAGCATTTGGTGGTGACGTGACtgaaataaacacaaaaagggTCATGGGAACATA TGGCTATATGTCACCCGAGTATGCGATTGATGGGTTATTTTCAATGAAGTCTGATGTCTTTAGCTTTGGGGTCATGGTTTTGGAGATAGtgagtggaaagaaaaatagaggatTTTCTCATCCTGAACATGATCTCAATCTTTTGGGGCAT GCATGGAAATTATGGAATGAAGATAGGGCCATGGATCTTATGGATAGTTTGATGGAGAAAATTCCTGCATCATCAGAAGGATTGAGATGCATTCAAATAGGCCTATTATGTGTTCAAAAACGTCCTGAAGATAGACCCCTAATGTCATCCGTTCTGATGATGTTAGACAGTGAGAATGCTTCACTCCCCCAACCAAAAGAGCCAGGATTTTACACTGAAAGGGTTCTTCCAGAATCTCCTTTTGGATCAACTTGGAGTATGTCAAATGAAGTAACTGTTACAACTTTACATGGGAGataa